Within the Solibacillus silvestris genome, the region ACCGTATACCGGACAAAAAATCCGACCTGAAAACCTATACATGGGAAAGCTGGACAATACCTGAGTATAAGGAACGTTTAAAGCAATCGTATTATATTTTGCAGGAAAAATTTTCAGAGATCCGTTAAGCTAAAGCAAAGATCCACTGTTTTCTGAGTGATTGAAATCGATTACAGTGGGTTGAGGCATATGTATAAACAGGGGTGAAATAAAAATGAAAGAAACGGAGAATCAGTTTAGTAATAGCGTAGAGAATCTTCAAAATTTGAAGCATCTTTATGATTTGCAGTTAACTTATATCCGAAAAAAGGGGATTCATTTTACGTTTGTTTTCGTGAAATATTCAGATGAAATGTCTGTAAGCTATGAAGAATTCTATCAGTTGGTAAAAGAAAATTTACGTAAGTCGGATTTTGCTTTTTCGCATCAGTCAAAACAATACATCATTCTTGTTCTGTCGATCAGTAAATCAATGGAATCCAAATCATTTCTAGGTCGGCTTCAAACTGCTATGTCACCTTTCAAAATGCCGCTTGTCGCTGTTATTGCAGAAATTGCGAATTCTTTGCATCCGCTTGAAGAAATACTGGAAGTTGGTGAGGAAGAGGTGATGAGCCTTGATTTTTCAGATACACAAATAGTGGTGATTCCGCAGTTTATGGAAAAAGAGCGAATCAAGATGAAAGTCAGCATCATCGAAAATGATCATATTACACAATCTATTTTTTCGAATCTGTTTCACAATCTGGAAACAGCTGAACAAGATTTGGAGGTCCGGGTGTTTAATGACGGACTTGAATTTATAGAATCCGACTGGTACCGAAGTGAGCATCATCATATTATCGTGCTGAATGATATTTTACCTAGAAAAAATGGCTTTGAGGTTTTGCATTATTTGCGCGGTTTGCCTAATGAACAAAAATATTTAATTTTATTTATTTCATCACGTAATTCCGAGGAAGCACAGCTTTATAGTTTTGAAAATGGAGCTGATGCTTACTTTGTCCGTCCCTTTAATTTGAAAATTTTTGAAATACGTATTAAAAATCATTTGAGAAGGTCGCGATAATATGATAGATCGTCAATTTTTAGTCGGGGCGGTTATTGCCGGCACTATCATGCTGATCGTTATTTTATGTATATTTATATATTTAGTCTATAAAGGGACGAAAAGAAATCGAATCAATGAAAAGATGAATGCGTATTTCGAACAATATAAAACGCAATGGTATAACTATCTTGTTTATAACAAACCGCTGGATCACCGGCCGGAAAATCAAATTACAATGAAGGCGGTTGATCATCTATTTGTTTCCTATTTGACAACGCTTAATAATGTTTCTATTCACACCAAAGTTTCCGAATACGCTGCATCGAATATGCAGAATTATTATATCGAGCAAATAAAAAGCCGTGATCGATCGGTCCGTTTGAATGTATTGCAGCGTACATTACTGCTGGAGCTGGAATTTTTAGTGCCCCTTATTGAGCGGCGTTTAAAAAGAAAACGAGATTATGAGATGGAAGAGTATTTATTAATGCTGCGGGTAGTCGCGAAATATAATCGGAATTTATTTTATGCCCATGTTTATAAGCCGAGATTACCATTGGATGACTATGAATATAAACTTTTATTATCGACAATTGATGAAGGCTATATCGACTATTTCACAAGCCATTTTGATTCCTTGCCAATCGGATTGAAACTTGCCCTCCTTGATTTTCTGAGTTTAAGCACAAATGTAAGTAATGATTTTCTTTCTTTCTATGAGCGTTTGTTAACATCGGAAGATCAGGAGTTAAGAATTCGGGTTCTAAAAGCGATTGCATCATTCGGGATGGTTTCTGATTTCCAACTGTATGAGCGCTTTGTCGATTCCGCCAGCTGGGAAGAGAGATTGATGATGGCGAAAATTTTGCGGTTTGTAAAAGAAGAGGTATCTTATCAAAATCTTCAGCGGTTAATGGCTGATTCAAATTGGCAAGTACGAAAACAGGCGGCCTTATCTTTACTGAATATGCCAAACGGACGAGTAATTTTACAACAAATAATCGACAGTGAAAACGATTTGTATGCAGCAGATATGGCAAGGGAAGTCATGAAGTTAGGATGATGATAAATGAATCTAGATAACATACTTTATTGGTTTAACGAAGTGTTCAGTTCATTAATTTTTATATACATGTTATTTGTTATATTGGTTTATTCATTAATGCTGGTCTTTGCTTTCTTACAGTTGAGAAAAGACAGGAATCTGGATAAGAATTTGGAAGGGAAAGTAAATTTAAATGCGGTTTATTCGAAGCCTGTTTCAATCATTGTCCCGGCTTATAATGAGGAAATCGGTATTATCAGTACGGTTCAATCATTATTGACACTTGAATACCCGCAATATGAAATCGTGATTGTAAACGATGGTTCAAAAGATTCGACATTGCAGACAGTGATTGATGTCTTTCAGATGGAGCCTGTTTTCCGGACTGTACAGAATCAGCTGCCGTCAGCGGAAATCAGGGGCATTTACCAGTCGAAGCTCCATTACAATATTGTTTTAGTAGACAAGGAAAATGGAGGAAAGGCCGATGCGTTAAACGCAGGCATAAATGTATCAAGATTTCCTTATTTTTGCTCGATTGACGGTGATTCAATTTTATCCACTAAATCATTGCTGCAGGTGATGAAGCCGATTGTCTCTTCCAACGGGAAAGTCATTGCTGCAGGTGGAAGTGTGCGTATAGCAAACGGTTCGGAAATCGAGTACGGCAGTGTTTTGAAATCGGTTGTCCCGAATAATCCGATTGTCGTCATGCAGATTATTGAATATTTACGTGCTTTTTATATGGGAAGAATTGGGCTGAGCCGTTTTAATTTATTATTAATTATTTCCGGTGCGTTTAGTGTCTTTTCGAAAGAATATACAATAAAAGTCGGTGGCTACAATAAGAATACGATCGGCGAAGATATGGAACTGGTCGTCCGGCTGCACAACTATTTACTGAAGAATAAAATAAAAAAATCGATTGAATTTATTCCAGATCCGGTATGCTGGACAGAGGCCCCGGATAATCTAAAGGATTTAAAAACACAGCGGAGACGATGGCATCAGGGGCTGTTAAGCAGTCTTATGCTGAACCGTGGGATGCTGCTCAATCCGAAATACAAACAAATCGGTCTCATATCTGTTCCGTATTTTGTATTTATTGAATTAATCGGCCCGATTGTTGAACTATTGGGATATATATATGTCATTTTATCATTTGTAATCGGGAACATATATTTGGAGTCGGCTCTTACTTTATTTGTCCTGTTTTTAATTTACAGTACCGTCATTTCGATGTTTTCTATTTTGCTGGAAGCATGGAGTATGGGCACTTATCCACGTATCCGGGATTCGGTGAAGCTATTATTGTATTCCTTGTCGGAAGTGTTCTGGTTCCGTCCGCTAATGGTTGTTTTCCGCCTTCAAGGATTCTGGTACTTTATTCGGGGCAAAAACGATTGGGGAAGCTTAACGCGTTCTGGATTGCAAAAGAAAACAAATGATACTTTATAATATAGACTAAGTCGATAGGCGGAACTACTCCGTCTATTTTGTCTGTCTTCTTCTTTATTTTCAAAAGAACCGGAATTTGTCCGTACATAAATTTTTCAAAACAAATTCATAAAGACTCTCCATGAATCAACAAAAAATGGGGCAAATTCCATAGATAAATGAAGTATTGGAGACAGGAGAAAAAATTGGTTGTATAAAGATAACGGAAAAAGGTGATATATTAGTAAATAACATGGAAAACAGATTGAGAGGGTCGCGATAATAATGGAGATTGAAGAAATTTTAAAAGGGATCTTAATTATCTGTAGTGTAATGCTTTTTATTTTATTATGTATTTATTTTTATGCAATTTATCGTAAGAACAGAAAGAAACATTCTTTTAATAAAATTAATAACTATATCCAGCAAAATGAAAGGGACTGGTATAATTATTTAGTTTTAAACAAGCCTCTTCGGAATCATTCAACTACAAAGAATGAGCTGGCGGCAATTGATGCTATTTTTGTTTCGTATGTTACAACGATGAATAAAGAAGAAATCCTGGAGAGAGCTTCAACATATGCTTCGTTAAATATGAAAAACTATTATGTGGAGCAATTGAATAGCCGTGATGAAACTGTCCGTCTACATGTTTTACAGCGCACCTTGATTTTGGAGCTGGATTTTTTAGTGCCGTTAATCGAACGCCGGCTAAAAGATAATCGTATCGGCTCGATCGAAGAATATTTATTAATGTTACAAGTTGCAGCGAAATATAATAGAAATTTATTTTTGGCGCATATGTATAAGCCTAGATTGACTTTTTATGATAGTGAGTACCATCTGTTGCTATCGAATATTGAGAATAGTTATTGTGACTACTTTAAAGATCATTTTGAAGAATTGCCGATTCAGCTGAAATTAGCGTTTCTGGAGTTTTCGTGCCTGAACATGAACATGAATCCTTCATACCTTTCATTATTTGAACAGTTATTGACGTCCGAGTGTCCGGGAATCCGTCTTCGAGCATTAAGAGCCATTTCATCGTATGGCAAAATTTCGCATGTGAAGCATTACGAAGTGTTTGTTCATTCAGCCCTTTGGGAGGAGCGTCTATTGCTTGCCGAAATTTTACGTTTTGTCAAAGAGGATGATTCATACACTTATCTGAAAGTGTTATTGCTTGATCCAAATAGCCATGTTCGAAAACAGGCAGCTTTATCACTGATGGATTTACCGGATGGACAGGTAATACTGCAGCAGGTTTCCGACAGTGAAGAACATATCTCTCCGGCTACATCTGTGGAAGAAAGCCGGTAGTTTAACAAGTAGTTAAAAAAATAGGCTTTGTATAGCGTTTTATGCTATTATAAAACACGTTGATATTTTTCTTCATTTAGAGAATGAAGAGCATGCTACCGGTCGACTAAAAAGAGGCGATTCGCCGGAGTAAAATAGATAAGTGCTAACCTTGAAAGGATGATATAAATTATGAGTTACGAACGTACGAAAACCGTATCTCTACATACATTAGGGTGTAAAGTAAACCACTATGAAACAGAAGCAATCTGGCAGCTATTTAAAGAGCAGGGATATGAGCGTACAGAGTTCGATCATCAGGCGGACGTTTATGTTATTAATACATGTACAGTAACAAACACTGGCGATAAAAAATCACGCCAAGTGATTCGCCGTGCTATCCGTCAAAATCCGGATGCGGTTATTTGCGTTACTGGCTGTTATGCACAAACTTCACCTGCTGAAATTATGGCAATTCCAGGGGTCGATATCGTTGTAGGTACTCAGGACCGCGAGAAAATGCTTGGATATA harbors:
- a CDS encoding response regulator is translated as MKETENQFSNSVENLQNLKHLYDLQLTYIRKKGIHFTFVFVKYSDEMSVSYEEFYQLVKENLRKSDFAFSHQSKQYIILVLSISKSMESKSFLGRLQTAMSPFKMPLVAVIAEIANSLHPLEEILEVGEEEVMSLDFSDTQIVVIPQFMEKERIKMKVSIIENDHITQSIFSNLFHNLETAEQDLEVRVFNDGLEFIESDWYRSEHHHIIVLNDILPRKNGFEVLHYLRGLPNEQKYLILFISSRNSEEAQLYSFENGADAYFVRPFNLKIFEIRIKNHLRRSR
- a CDS encoding glycosyl transferase, producing the protein MNLDNILYWFNEVFSSLIFIYMLFVILVYSLMLVFAFLQLRKDRNLDKNLEGKVNLNAVYSKPVSIIVPAYNEEIGIISTVQSLLTLEYPQYEIVIVNDGSKDSTLQTVIDVFQMEPVFRTVQNQLPSAEIRGIYQSKLHYNIVLVDKENGGKADALNAGINVSRFPYFCSIDGDSILSTKSLLQVMKPIVSSNGKVIAAGGSVRIANGSEIEYGSVLKSVVPNNPIVVMQIIEYLRAFYMGRIGLSRFNLLLIISGAFSVFSKEYTIKVGGYNKNTIGEDMELVVRLHNYLLKNKIKKSIEFIPDPVCWTEAPDNLKDLKTQRRRWHQGLLSSLMLNRGMLLNPKYKQIGLISVPYFVFIELIGPIVELLGYIYVILSFVIGNIYLESALTLFVLFLIYSTVISMFSILLEAWSMGTYPRIRDSVKLLLYSLSEVFWFRPLMVVFRLQGFWYFIRGKNDWGSLTRSGLQKKTNDTL